Genomic segment of Candoia aspera isolate rCanAsp1 chromosome 2, rCanAsp1.hap2, whole genome shotgun sequence:
CAGCCTGTACCATAGCTCATTAATACAGGGATGGGCAATAtgtagccctccagatattgTTGCACCCTCAacttctcctgttttctagccagCACAATccatggtgagggatgctgggagttgcaatTCCAAGGGCCAAATGTCCAGCTCTGACTTAACCTTTTGTTGTAAGAAATAGAACTCCTATAATGGATTGACACAAAGCAAACATCGCAACTTCGAGGTTAGACTTCACATCTACTTCAGAAGCTTTTGACTGGCAGCTAAATAGCTTCCAGTTCTTGGAAGTAAACTTCCTTGGAATCAACAAGCCTTGCTTCCAAATTAAAATAGACATGACTGTAATGCAAACCGTACTTTTGCAAAACATGCCACTCTCCAGTCAAACTGGATTTTCTGTAGTCTTTTTGCCCAGTAAGCATGTCTCTTCTAGTCTTCCCTCAAGAGACTGATTTTATTGAAATGATGTTGCATTTTTCTGAGCAGCTCAGTCTCATTAATCTCAATTAGTTTGTCAGTCTGGTTCTAACGGAGCACAATTAATTTACAATGCCTTAGAGACcataaatccctccccccaaaaggtgCTTGTCTTAAGAGCAAAGAGGTGGCAATATAAACTCAGTTGGGGGAGATGACTGAAATTGGTAATGAGGTGAATCTGTGTGGGTGAAAAAAAAACGAAAAAGCTTGTTGAATATACCAAAGTAGGCGGCCAGAACCACACTTAACAGTTTTCAGCAATCCTGGCCAGAGGGGGTTCTGAGGGCCACAAGAACAGAGGAGTTGCTAGTTGCCCACCCCAGTGTTATGCTTATATACAGGATTCTCTGTAACTTGAAACTTACAAAACCTTTGTAGAACTGTATAATTTTAAAACTCTTCTTCTCTCCCATGCTTCTCAGCATAGTGTTTCTCCAAAATGTATCTGCCTTGCTTAGGGACAACTTGCTTTTCTTCAGGGTATTTACATGTTCCCTATTCAATCTGAGTAGCACAGCAATATCAAGTCTCTGGAGTTTGTTAACTGGGTGGGAAGGTATTAAACTAAACAAAAAGTACCAGAAAATAGTACAGGTGGTCTGCATTTCACCTCAGTATGAGCGGGTTTGCAGTAAGCTGAGCTTGCTTGTTCAGAAGTGAATGCTTTCCTTCACTTAACATGTGAGCTTCTGATCAGTCAGCCTGGATTTGCTGTACTGCCTGATGAGGCTGTTATTGTGGAGCTGCTGCTTCAAACACAGGCTCTATACACTGCCCTTTTACCCATGCGTTTAACCATACCcaacccaattttctggatttCACCAATATCCTGAACCATAAACAGATGACAGAAGCTAAGCTTTAACAACACACTAAATGTGATAAATTTcagaagatacagaaaattctaccaGAGCCTTAAAATCATACTCTAATGTTTCTTGTCATGATAAATTGTTCCTAATGAAGAGCTTCTAATACCTaattcaggcagtctctgagttAAAGgccatttttatttactttttcttttctgcacctattttttcttttttttcttttagtttgtattagttttttatcgttgtagttgtaatttttaatacaattgctattttaaaaaaaggaaagcagaggGAGGGAGTCTTAACTATGCCACCTTGTGCTCCTGGAAACAAGGCGtatataaatgtaagaaataaatgtCAGTCTTTGCCTTTCATCTCATTCCATATTAGACCTCTAATGGAGACAAAATCAAAGAAATTCCAGTATGGCCCCAACCTTAGTCCACTTTTTCATTTCCTAATACATCCATGAGAAAGGATGTACTTTTAATCCACAGTAAGTTCTATTTTCGTGTTCCCTTCGCAGTACAAAATTCCGCATACCAATAAATACAGGGGGGAAGCTGGCTTCACCGTCTTCCGGTGGCTTCTTGCATATGTTTCCGCCGCTTGTGCCCTTTAACTCCTCTCCCTACGAAGAGAGCTTCCTTTTCTTCCGCCCGGGTGCCGTTGACGACTGCTGTCGCTTCCGCCCGGGCTTGCTCACCTTCTCACCATGGGTCCCTCTCGGCTTCGCTGCCGGGTTTTTTCGTTCCTCCTCTCAGCTGCTTCCTCACCTCACTCGCCATGCCCGGCTCTTCGGTGCCACGGCGCGGCCCGGCCGCTGCAGCGTCGCCCCCCCACCAAATCTCGGTCTTCCCTTCTCCGCAGGAGCTGGGCTCGGCGCTGGCCCAGCTGGTGGCCCAGCGGGAAGCTCAGTCCGGGCCGGGTGGGCGCTTCTCCCTGGGCCTGTCAGGTGGAAGCCTAGTGCGGATCTTGGCCCAGGAGCTACCCGCGGCCGCTGCCTGCCCTGCCCGGTGGCTCCTGGCTTTCGTGGACGAGCGGCGGGTCCCGCTGAACGACCCGGAGAGCAACTACGGCGCCTACAAGGTGTCTCTCGAGGAGGGGCGAGTGGGGCCTAAATGCGGGGTGGGTGGTGGGTCTGATCCCTGGGGGCGTGTTTCCTTGGCGACTTTCGCCAAGCAGGAAGGTTGGGCGTGGACTCCCTCGGTTGATGTCGGTAAACCTGAGGCTGCAGGGATGGGCTGCTGCTTTAAGCGTTATCGTTCTTTTTTCACCCACAGTCCCTGCGGACCGCGATTTAACAGGAATACCTGTCCACGGTGCTTTACCaataaaaaataactattttcCCTTGGTACTGCAAACGCCTTGCAGAACCAGGCTGAGATCTCCTTTGTTCAGCATCCTATATGCGACCTCCGCCCCCCCCAACCATCCTTACTGTAAATGTATTTCCTGCCTTTCAGTACAAAAATCTCGAGGAGATTGATGCAATATCAGTCCCTGTCGATACAAACCCTAATACGCAAGCCATGCATGGAGCTGTAATCTGCTGCCTGTGAATCTGTATTAGAAAACAAGTGTCTGCAGCTTGTtgcttaatatttttggatgGGCTGATTTCCGTCTGTCTGCCTGGGCAACTTCTCCTTTGTAACTAGGATCTCTATGGTTTGCTGACGGGTTTTAAATTTGCATAGCAGAAATACCTATTTAAGCTATAGCAGTTTGGTGTATGGATGCTCATGTTAAAAATATGCACATCCAGAGTCTGGCTCCAATCTAACTAGCATAGAGTCTTTTGTGAGATAGTCAGTGGAGATTCAATTGACTGCCAAAAATATTGGTCAATGGACTGCTGGTGTGCTAGGCTACCTTCTGCCTACTTTTGTGGAAAAGTATGAAATCagttccattctgtattaatcTGACTGTTGGTCTAAATCATTTGCAGACAGAGAAACTCCCAGATTCTGGAAGATTTGCCTTGTCCAGTACTCCAGGTGTAAATGATGGTTCCCTGAGCTCTGTGTAGGAGTAGATGACCATTACAAAgttacatgttttttttccttggtagGAGTCGTACATCTTTAATTGCCACATGGAAGATGACAGTTACACAAGGAAAGACATGCTAGCATGGAGATAGAGTAGTGGGGGAAGGGTCATTTGTGGggtgtttaatttattttcttatttatatcaCACCCGTGAGAAACATGGCACTTACAggctggaggaaaaaagaaatcagactCAGGTTTCATGAGGCTGACAATTAtactgaaaaaaaaggaaatgaaataggAAGAGGTACATGTCAGATGATGATTTCATAGGGTTtgatcctgcttttattttgccAGAGGAAACAGTCTCTGAGTAAGATTGCACTGAGTGCTCCCAGCAGTGGATGGAGATGTAGCCCCTACCTATTCCATCCTTCCCCAGCAACATTCTTTTCCCATTCTTAAAGGGCTCTTCTGTCCACTAGGGAGGTTCTTGAGGGGTAGCAGCAGAATGGAATAGATTGCCTTCTATTCCCCCCATTTGTACCAGTGGAATTCCCCTCTTGAGACAGCAGCCTCTCCTTTCTGTGAGAGACTTATATTAGGTCCAACCTGTTTTTTGTGTGAAAGGACAGCGAAAATATCATAAGTAAGCCTGATCAGTTATTTTTGTTATTCTGTAATATgatttgtgttttgtttatttcagACATACCTCCTTTCTAAAATTGCTATACCTGATGACCAAATAGTTGTTATCAACCCTTCACTACCAGTAGAAGAGGCAGCAGCAGATTATgctgaaaaactgaaaaaggtATGCTGGGAGTTGGTGTATTTTTATTTGCCAGAGACAGATTTTCTTGTAAGGTGTTAGTAACTTGAAAGTAAGGCACAGTGTTTGGAAGTGAAATTAAATCCTCACTGAGAATTCTTCCCAAGAACTCCCTGTTCTTAGTAGCTCCTCTTGATCTGATCTGCTGTTTTGCCATTCAGTACTGATAAAAGTTCCTGGATGTTTGACGAAAAGTTGATGAGCTACTAACTTTGAATTTAGGTTCGTGACACAGTGTTTAGCCCAGACCTGTAAAAGGCCTGCTCATTGTAAGTTTCTAGCTGATGTCCTTTTAGAGGCCTTGGGCAGGCTAAACAGTTATAGTGGCAAGTTGAACAAAGTAGATTAAAGTGGAAGTATGCTGCATGAAGTTATTACAACACTTCTACTGTGCTCTGGTTAGCTTTTTAGCTCTGAATTCCTAAAACTGT
This window contains:
- the PGLS gene encoding 6-phosphogluconolactonase, encoding MPGSSVPRRGPAAAASPPHQISVFPSPQELGSALAQLVAQREAQSGPGGRFSLGLSGGSLVRILAQELPAAAACPARWLLAFVDERRVPLNDPESNYGAYKTYLLSKIAIPDDQIVVINPSLPVEEAAADYAEKLKKAFQGEDMPVFDLLILGVGPDGHTCSLFPDHPLLQEREKIVAAISDSPKPPSERITLTLPVLNAARSVVFVATGDNKAAVIKRILEGNEENPLPAALVQPHTGKLYWFLDEPAAKELTIPFEKHSIL